From one Pseudomonas fluorescens genomic stretch:
- the fliL gene encoding flagellar basal body-associated protein FliL: MAKSEAEKDPAATGKLKLILLLVLALLLAIGLSVGATWFFLHKSEDKPAVDPALANLKPAAIYEPLAPAFVVNFNQNGRQRYMQVSITMQGRDQAALDALKVHMPVIRNNLVMLFSGQGFDTLSSPVGQEMLRQKATASVQEVAQKEVGKPVVDQLLFTNFVLQ; this comes from the coding sequence ATGGCGAAGAGCGAAGCAGAGAAAGACCCCGCCGCTACAGGCAAACTCAAGCTGATCCTGCTGTTGGTGCTGGCATTGCTGCTGGCTATCGGTCTGTCGGTTGGCGCCACCTGGTTCTTCCTGCACAAGTCCGAGGACAAGCCGGCGGTCGATCCGGCCCTGGCCAACCTCAAGCCGGCGGCGATCTACGAGCCCCTGGCACCGGCCTTCGTGGTCAATTTCAACCAGAACGGCCGGCAGCGCTACATGCAGGTGAGCATCACCATGCAGGGGCGTGATCAGGCCGCGCTGGATGCCCTGAAGGTGCACATGCCGGTGATTCGCAACAACTTGGTCATGCTGTTCTCGGGCCAGGGCTTTGACACCCTGTCCAGCCCGGTCGGCCAGGAAATGCTGCGTCAGAAGGCCACTGCCAGTGTCCAGGAAGTGGCGCAGAAGGAAGTCGGCAAGCCGGTCGTTGACCAGCTGCTGTTCACCAATTTCGTATTGCAGTAG
- a CDS encoding flagellar hook-length control protein FliK produces MPVASNPLLHSSALAKPSRAAASAPDKSPQAPNDKASGFSDVYAKQSREATAGANETPVPDKPAAGASSGKDATAAPSKIADSGKNLPEDQDRAEVDPAPLPDPTLLDPSLVAGQVTDAQPGAQLIQAQAEAVAPVVEAAAAQLQAAAVVSQPVAKEPDFDPEADPLADLPALRMALEQSAQAQGTTSAHAAGKAGNAEPDAAPAQPAVNTLAALLDKPGADAKQGEPGEKAFSGLIDDGLKDLKSASADTRVDNFAERLSSLTQAATAKTANAVPVAAPLNQPLAMNQGGWTEGLVNRVMYLSSQNLKSADIKLEPAELGRLDIRVNLAPEQQAQVTFVSGHAGVREALENQVGRLKEMFAQQGLGQPDVNVADQSRGGQQQGAQDTPKLSGVAARRNEAAESAESGEIAPGAMAVEQQSVVGSSAVDYYA; encoded by the coding sequence ATGCCTGTCGCCTCCAATCCCCTGTTGCATTCCAGTGCCCTGGCGAAGCCTTCGCGCGCCGCTGCCAGCGCGCCGGATAAATCGCCGCAGGCCCCTAACGACAAGGCGTCCGGCTTTTCCGATGTATATGCCAAGCAGTCCCGCGAGGCGACTGCGGGCGCCAACGAGACGCCTGTGCCTGACAAACCCGCTGCTGGCGCAAGCAGCGGCAAGGACGCCACCGCCGCCCCGTCGAAGATTGCCGACAGCGGCAAGAACTTGCCTGAAGACCAGGACCGCGCCGAGGTCGATCCGGCGCCGTTGCCTGACCCGACCTTGCTCGACCCCAGCCTGGTGGCTGGGCAAGTGACCGATGCACAGCCGGGAGCGCAGTTGATCCAGGCCCAGGCTGAAGCCGTGGCGCCAGTAGTTGAGGCGGCCGCAGCGCAGTTGCAGGCGGCAGCCGTGGTGAGTCAGCCGGTAGCCAAAGAGCCCGATTTCGATCCTGAGGCCGATCCGCTGGCCGATCTGCCGGCCTTGCGCATGGCCCTTGAGCAGAGCGCTCAGGCCCAGGGCACGACGTCGGCGCATGCTGCGGGCAAGGCGGGCAATGCCGAGCCTGACGCGGCACCCGCACAGCCAGCCGTCAATACACTGGCGGCCCTGCTCGACAAGCCGGGAGCCGATGCCAAGCAGGGTGAGCCGGGCGAAAAAGCCTTCAGTGGCCTGATCGACGATGGTCTTAAAGATCTCAAGAGCGCTTCGGCCGATACCCGCGTCGACAACTTCGCCGAGCGCCTGAGCAGCCTGACCCAGGCGGCCACGGCCAAGACCGCCAACGCTGTGCCGGTGGCGGCGCCTTTGAACCAGCCGTTGGCGATGAACCAGGGTGGCTGGACCGAAGGCCTGGTCAACCGGGTGATGTACCTGTCCAGCCAGAATCTGAAGTCGGCGGATATCAAGCTTGAGCCGGCCGAGCTCGGGCGCCTGGACATCCGCGTCAACCTGGCGCCGGAGCAGCAGGCCCAGGTGACCTTCGTCAGTGGTCATGCCGGGGTGCGCGAAGCGCTGGAGAACCAGGTTGGCCGACTCAAGGAAATGTTTGCCCAGCAAGGGCTGGGGCAGCCGGACGTCAACGTCGCCGATCAGTCCCGTGGTGGCCAGCAGCAGGGCGCCCAGGACACGCCGAAGCTCAGTGGCGTGGCAGCGCGGCGCAATGAAGCTGCCGAATCCGCTGAGTCCGGGGAAATCGCACCGGGTGCAATGGCGGTCGAGCAGCAGTCCGTCGTGGGCTCAAGCGCCGTGGATTACTACGCCTGA
- a CDS encoding Hpt domain-containing protein → MSDIHIDREVLSDLQEVMEDGYLQLLETFLEDSEKRLSQLHEAKNADEVARAAHSFKGSSSNMGAVALAELCRQLEDRVNHGPLQGIEDLINQIDREYAAVRDLYRDERQRVSIG, encoded by the coding sequence GTGTCCGACATTCACATCGATCGCGAGGTGCTCAGCGACCTGCAGGAGGTCATGGAAGATGGCTACCTGCAATTGCTGGAAACCTTTCTTGAAGATTCCGAAAAACGCCTCAGCCAGTTGCATGAGGCGAAGAACGCCGACGAAGTGGCGCGTGCCGCGCACAGTTTCAAGGGCAGCAGCAGCAACATGGGCGCCGTGGCGCTGGCCGAGTTGTGCCGGCAGCTCGAAGACCGGGTCAATCACGGCCCGTTGCAAGGGATCGAGGATTTGATCAATCAGATCGACCGCGAGTACGCAGCGGTTCGTGATCTGTATCGCGATGAGCGCCAGCGGGTGTCGATTGGTTGA